A genomic segment from Arcobacter sp. CECT 8986 encodes:
- a CDS encoding 3-hydroxyacyl-CoA dehydrogenase NAD-binding domain-containing protein — translation MNLNLKIEKSIATLYFDLKDEKVNKLSFEVLHELDLILDDINKNRDIEVLIIKSLKKNIFIAGADINEIKAFKSEDEVYNALMKGDAILNKLENLNIPTIAYINGACIGGGLELALACKYRVATTSNSTKFAFPEIRLGFFPGLGGTQRAPKVIGLINAMDLILTGKNIDSKKAYKISLIDDYFDEGQERYKLDEFVQKIRNSRQKEQKTKPIIERFSLIRNIIFNKAYKNLEKKVNKDFIAPYKALKVLKDTYDKHLQDGLKVEASTFAQLAVTKESKYLIELFFLSEKIKKDYEKTSNEISTSLVIGNGVMGKGIIWLLSKYLKQTRIKLRSLDKAQNIISYVAKLYEYFLKSRKMTQAQVDLKLSSLSYTQNFDGLKNIDLAIEAIVENKEQKEELFKKLESCMKEEAIIASNTSSISIEELSKNLQRKENFMGIHFFNPVNKMPLVEIIPNSKTSKENINKMKQSLIKMGKMPIVVGDCAGFLVNRIFLPYLNEAAFILEEGSNITTIDRVLKDFGMPMGPFTLADNVGIDIGHHVSKILNDSYGQRMPISNLLTKVYEEKLFGVKTKKGFYDYTTKQTVENKSIYNYTSDIRVVTEEEIRNRCIFIMINEASRCLEEHIVEDADILDFAMVAGTGFPAYKGGILKYANLIGIKKVVQELKRFEYLYDKRFEVSNLLLQLEQKNLDFKTGESLWKH, via the coding sequence ATGAACTTAAATTTAAAAATAGAAAAAAGTATTGCAACTTTATACTTTGATTTAAAAGATGAAAAAGTAAATAAACTATCTTTTGAAGTATTACATGAATTAGATTTAATTCTTGATGATATTAATAAAAATAGAGATATAGAAGTACTAATAATAAAAAGTTTGAAAAAAAATATTTTTATTGCTGGTGCAGATATAAATGAAATAAAAGCTTTTAAAAGTGAAGATGAAGTTTATAATGCACTTATGAAAGGTGATGCAATACTTAATAAACTTGAGAATTTAAATATTCCTACAATTGCATATATAAATGGTGCTTGTATAGGTGGTGGACTTGAGTTAGCTTTAGCTTGCAAATATAGAGTTGCAACTACTTCAAATAGTACTAAATTTGCTTTTCCAGAAATTAGATTAGGTTTTTTTCCTGGACTGGGAGGAACACAAAGAGCTCCTAAAGTAATAGGACTTATAAATGCAATGGATTTAATTCTTACTGGAAAAAATATTGATTCTAAAAAAGCATATAAAATTAGTCTTATTGATGATTATTTTGATGAAGGACAAGAGAGATATAAATTAGATGAATTTGTACAAAAAATCAGAAATTCAAGACAAAAAGAGCAAAAAACTAAACCCATAATTGAAAGATTTTCACTTATAAGAAATATTATTTTCAATAAAGCTTACAAAAATTTAGAAAAAAAAGTAAATAAAGATTTTATTGCTCCATATAAAGCTTTAAAAGTTTTAAAAGATACATATGATAAACATCTCCAAGATGGACTAAAAGTTGAAGCTTCAACTTTTGCACAACTTGCAGTAACAAAAGAATCAAAATACTTAATTGAACTTTTTTTCTTAAGTGAAAAGATAAAAAAAGATTATGAAAAAACATCAAATGAAATTTCAACTTCTTTAGTTATTGGTAATGGAGTAATGGGAAAAGGTATAATTTGGTTACTTTCAAAATACCTAAAACAAACTAGAATAAAACTAAGAAGTTTAGACAAAGCGCAAAATATAATAAGTTATGTTGCTAAACTTTATGAATATTTTCTAAAATCAAGAAAAATGACCCAAGCACAAGTTGATTTAAAACTAAGCAGTTTAAGTTATACACAAAATTTTGATGGATTAAAAAATATAGATTTAGCAATTGAAGCAATTGTTGAAAATAAAGAACAAAAAGAAGAGCTATTTAAAAAACTTGAAAGTTGTATGAAAGAAGAAGCAATAATTGCTTCAAATACATCTTCAATTTCAATAGAAGAGTTGAGTAAAAATTTACAAAGAAAAGAGAATTTTATGGGAATTCACTTTTTTAATCCAGTAAATAAAATGCCTTTAGTTGAAATAATTCCTAATAGCAAAACATCAAAAGAGAATATAAACAAAATGAAACAATCACTTATAAAAATGGGCAAAATGCCTATTGTTGTAGGAGATTGTGCTGGATTTTTAGTAAATAGAATTTTTCTTCCTTATTTAAATGAAGCAGCATTTATACTTGAAGAAGGAAGTAATATTACTACAATTGATAGAGTATTAAAAGATTTTGGTATGCCAATGGGACCTTTTACTCTTGCAGATAATGTAGGAATAGATATAGGTCATCATGTATCAAAAATATTAAATGATTCATATGGTCAAAGAATGCCTATTTCAAATCTTCTAACAAAAGTATATGAAGAGAAACTTTTTGGAGTGAAAACTAAAAAAGGTTTTTATGATTACACAACTAAACAAACAGTAGAAAATAAATCAATTTATAACTACACAAGTGATATTAGAGTTGTTACAGAAGAAGAGATAAGAAATAGATGTATATTCATAATGATAAATGAAGCTAGTAGATGTCTAGAAGAACATATTGTTGAAGATGCTGATATTTTAGATTTTGCAATGGTTGCAGGAACTGGTTTTCCTGCTTATAAAGGTGGAATATTAAAATATGCAAATTTAATTGGAATAAAAAAAGTTGTACAAGAGTTAAAAAGATTTGAATACTTATATGATAAAAGATTTGAAGTTAGTAACTTACTTTTACAACTAGAGCAAAAAAACTTAGATTTTAAAACAGGAGAGTCATTATGGAAACACTAA
- a CDS encoding thiolase family protein has translation MKEKIVIVDGLRSPIAKAYGKLNNIQADELGSIIAKELVLRNNIDYDRFDEVIIGNVAQPTHAANIARVIAIKAGFNIKTPAYTVHRNCASGMQSISSAIEKIYTNQGDLYLVGGVESMSNIPLLHTTEFKNLLTQISNNKSMASKLKLLTKLKIKDLKPIIGLISGLTDPISGQIMGKTAENLANEFNISRTRQDEYALNSHKKAKLAIENKIFEEEIHPIISKSAQIFEDDGVRFEQTIEALNKLRPIFDSHGTVTAGNSSQVSDGAAMLIVCTESKAKELNLEPLGFVKDYTYVGLEPNKMGLGPIYATQKLFSKSNISLKDIDLIELNEAFASQVIANIEAFKSLEFAKQHFDGKVLGEINPNILNVNGGAIALGHPVGMSGTRIVLHLLKELKRRNLKTGLATLCVGGGQGASFLLEV, from the coding sequence ATGAAAGAGAAAATTGTAATTGTAGATGGACTAAGAAGTCCAATAGCAAAAGCTTATGGAAAACTAAACAATATACAAGCGGATGAACTAGGAAGTATCATTGCAAAAGAGTTAGTTTTAAGAAACAATATAGATTATGATAGATTTGATGAAGTAATAATAGGAAATGTTGCACAACCAACTCATGCTGCAAATATTGCAAGAGTAATTGCTATAAAAGCAGGCTTTAATATAAAAACTCCTGCATATACTGTACATAGAAATTGTGCATCAGGTATGCAATCAATCTCAAGTGCAATTGAAAAAATATATACAAATCAAGGGGATTTATACTTAGTTGGTGGAGTAGAATCTATGAGTAATATTCCCCTACTTCATACAACTGAATTTAAAAATCTTTTAACTCAAATTTCAAATAATAAAAGTATGGCTTCAAAACTAAAGTTATTAACAAAATTAAAAATAAAAGATTTGAAACCAATTATTGGACTTATTTCTGGATTAACTGATCCTATATCTGGACAAATAATGGGTAAAACTGCTGAAAACTTAGCAAATGAATTTAATATATCAAGAACACGGCAAGATGAATATGCACTTAACTCACATAAAAAAGCAAAACTTGCCATTGAAAATAAAATATTTGAAGAGGAAATTCATCCTATTATTTCAAAAAGTGCTCAAATATTTGAAGATGATGGAGTAAGATTTGAACAAACAATAGAAGCCTTAAATAAATTAAGACCTATTTTTGATTCACATGGCACAGTAACAGCAGGAAACTCTTCTCAGGTTTCAGATGGTGCTGCCATGCTTATTGTTTGTACAGAGAGTAAAGCAAAAGAGCTTAACTTAGAACCATTAGGATTTGTAAAAGATTATACTTATGTTGGTTTAGAACCAAACAAAATGGGACTAGGTCCAATCTATGCTACACAAAAGCTATTTTCAAAGAGTAATATTTCTTTAAAAGATATAGATTTAATAGAACTAAATGAAGCGTTTGCCTCACAAGTTATTGCAAATATAGAAGCATTTAAATCTTTGGAGTTTGCAAAACAACATTTTGATGGAAAAGTATTAGGAGAAATTAATCCTAATATTTTAAATGTAAATGGTGGAGCAATTGCACTTGGTCATCCAGTTGGTATGAGTGGAACAAGAATTGTTTTACACTTATTAAAAGAGTTAAAAAGAAGAAACCTTAAAACAGGTCTAGCAACACTTTGTGTTGGTGGTGGACAAGGTGCATCTTTTTTACTGGAGGTGTAG
- a CDS encoding AMP-dependent synthetase/ligase: protein MISYNFKTYNELFLHIVNNYENPTFLNYLENDKYVHISTKEFELRVKYLALALNHIGIKKDDNIAIFAKPSPFWLIFDFAIHLLDAISVPIFDNISTKNLEFEIEDSNINFVFIDSSKRIKEIKKEVTYITHNFYINRKNTHSLDSLFVLGERIYNQIEQDYFSDTHTKQSDIFSVIYTSGNTGTPKGVELTNENIISQLKDINEVFYLDETEIALSLLPLAHIFERTVMSYYMSKGMSIYFVDEIENTSNLLKLVKPTTMTVVPRLLEKIYNKIQENISSKPLFLRLLGVLAFKYATFFNNKGLIYKIFDKLVYSKFREIFGSQIKQLVCGGAALDKDIYRFFINIKIPLYQGYGLTEFSPVICTNTPKFSRIGSCGKALPSVEVKLSEEKEILARGKALMKGYRNQDKLTKKTIINGWLHTGDVGRIDEEGYIFVESRLKDIVKTSTGEYVPTLKIEQAITKNRFIEFATIIANNRKYVTCLIFINKDFYNQSNKKLSIEEFYNQDYIVKSIDKTIQKVNKKLDKAQKVVKYKILTNEISIQTGELTPSMKISKVNIEKKYEDVINKMY, encoded by the coding sequence ATGATTTCTTACAACTTCAAAACATATAATGAACTATTTTTACATATAGTTAATAACTATGAAAACCCCACTTTTCTAAACTATTTAGAAAATGACAAATATGTACATATCTCTACAAAAGAGTTTGAATTAAGAGTAAAATATTTAGCTTTAGCTCTAAATCACATTGGTATAAAAAAAGATGATAATATAGCTATATTTGCAAAACCCTCACCTTTTTGGCTTATATTTGATTTTGCGATTCATCTATTAGATGCTATTAGTGTTCCTATCTTTGATAATATCTCTACAAAGAATTTAGAGTTTGAAATAGAAGATTCAAATATTAATTTTGTATTTATTGATAGCTCTAAAAGAATTAAAGAGATAAAAAAAGAGGTAACTTATATTACTCACAATTTCTACATAAATAGAAAAAACACTCATAGCTTAGATTCTTTATTTGTATTAGGTGAAAGAATTTATAACCAAATAGAACAGGATTACTTTAGTGATACGCATACAAAACAAAGTGATATTTTTTCTGTAATTTATACAAGTGGAAATACAGGAACTCCAAAAGGAGTTGAACTAACAAATGAAAATATTATTTCACAACTAAAAGATATAAATGAAGTTTTTTATTTAGATGAAACAGAAATTGCTCTTTCTCTTCTTCCTTTAGCTCATATATTTGAAAGAACAGTAATGAGTTATTATATGAGTAAAGGAATGAGTATATATTTTGTTGATGAGATAGAAAACACAAGTAACCTTTTAAAGTTAGTTAAACCTACAACTATGACAGTAGTACCAAGACTTTTAGAAAAGATATATAATAAAATACAAGAAAACATCTCTTCAAAACCACTATTTCTAAGACTTCTTGGAGTTTTAGCTTTTAAGTATGCAACATTTTTTAACAACAAAGGTCTAATATATAAAATCTTTGACAAATTAGTTTATAGTAAATTTAGAGAGATTTTTGGTTCACAAATAAAACAGTTAGTTTGTGGAGGTGCTGCACTTGATAAAGATATTTATAGATTTTTCATAAATATAAAGATTCCTTTGTATCAAGGTTATGGTTTAACAGAATTTTCACCGGTTATCTGTACAAATACACCAAAATTTAGTAGGATAGGAAGTTGTGGAAAAGCTTTACCTAGTGTAGAAGTAAAACTCTCTGAAGAAAAAGAGATTCTAGCAAGAGGAAAAGCATTGATGAAAGGTTATAGAAACCAAGATAAACTAACTAAAAAGACAATTATTAATGGTTGGCTTCATACTGGTGATGTGGGTAGAATTGATGAAGAGGGTTATATTTTTGTTGAGAGCAGACTAAAAGATATAGTAAAAACTTCAACAGGAGAATATGTACCAACTTTAAAAATTGAACAAGCAATTACAAAAAATAGATTTATAGAGTTTGCAACAATAATTGCAAATAATAGAAAATATGTAACTTGCTTGATTTTTATTAATAAAGATTTTTATAATCAATCAAATAAAAAGCTTTCAATTGAGGAGTTTTATAATCAAGACTACATAGTAAAATCAATAGATAAAACTATTCAAAAAGTAAATAAAAAATTGGATAAAGCTCAAAAAGTTGTTAAGTACAAAATATTAACAAATGAGATATCAATACAAACAGGAGAATTAACTCCTTCAATGAAAATTAGCAAAGTAAATATAGAAAAGAAGTATGAAGATGTAATAAATAAAATGTATTAG